One genomic segment of Erythrobacter sp. THAF29 includes these proteins:
- the ilvC gene encoding ketol-acid reductoisomerase has protein sequence MKVYYDADADLGLIKSKKIAVLGYGSQGHAHAQNLRDSGVEEVAIALREGSSTRKKAEEAGFKVLSNTEAAEWADILMILAPDEHQAGIWENDLAGHMKPGSALAFAHGLNIHFGLIEAPADIDVIMIAPKGPGHTVRSEYQRGGGVPCLIAVHQDASGSAHDVALAYASGVGGGRSGIIETNFKEECETDLFGEQAVLCGGITHLIQAGFETLVEAGYAPEMAYFECLHETKLIVDLLYEGGIANMRYSISNTAEYGDIKTGPRIITEETKAEMKRVLADITSGRFVKDFVLDNRAGQPELKASRKAAEAHPIEKTGAELRAMMPWISANKLVDKSKN, from the coding sequence ATGAAGGTTTATTACGACGCAGACGCCGATCTGGGCCTCATCAAGTCTAAGAAGATTGCAGTGCTCGGCTATGGCTCGCAGGGTCACGCCCACGCACAAAACCTGCGCGACAGCGGGGTAGAGGAAGTCGCCATCGCGCTGCGCGAAGGCTCCTCGACACGCAAGAAGGCCGAGGAAGCAGGCTTCAAGGTGCTCTCGAACACCGAGGCAGCGGAATGGGCCGATATCCTCATGATCCTAGCGCCCGACGAACATCAGGCGGGCATCTGGGAAAACGACCTCGCAGGTCACATGAAGCCCGGCAGCGCTCTCGCCTTTGCCCACGGCCTCAACATCCATTTCGGCCTCATCGAAGCGCCTGCTGATATCGACGTCATCATGATTGCGCCCAAGGGCCCCGGCCACACCGTGCGCAGCGAGTACCAGCGCGGTGGCGGCGTGCCGTGTCTTATCGCGGTTCACCAGGACGCAAGCGGCTCCGCTCATGACGTCGCCCTCGCGTATGCGAGCGGTGTCGGCGGCGGTCGCTCTGGCATCATCGAAACGAACTTCAAGGAGGAATGCGAAACTGACCTGTTCGGCGAGCAGGCCGTCTTGTGCGGCGGGATCACCCACCTGATTCAGGCCGGTTTCGAAACCCTGGTCGAAGCCGGATACGCCCCGGAAATGGCCTATTTCGAGTGCCTTCACGAGACCAAGCTGATCGTCGATCTGCTATATGAAGGCGGGATTGCCAATATGCGCTATTCGATCTCGAACACCGCCGAATACGGCGACATCAAGACGGGCCCACGCATCATCACCGAGGAAACGAAGGCAGAGATGAAGCGCGTCCTGGCCGACATTACATCGGGCCGTTTCGTGAAGGATTTCGTGCTCGATAACCGCGCGGGCCAGCCCGAGCTGAAAGCAAGTCGCAAGGCCGCCGAAGCTCACCCGATTGAGAAAACCGGTGCGGAGCTGCGCGCGATGATGCCTTGGATCAGCGCAAACAAGTTGGTCGACAAGTCGAAAAACTGA
- the ilvB gene encoding biosynthetic-type acetolactate synthase large subunit encodes MSDQQKPDKRTGAAILTQCLVEQGVEFVFGYPGGAVLPIYDELFGDERLRHILVRHEAGAAHAAEGYARATGKPGVVLVTSGPGATNAVTGIADAFLDSIPLVVITGQVPTGLIGTDAFQEADTVGITRHCTKHNYLVKDPADLAATIEEAFRIATTGRPGPVVVDIPKDVQIAVPSISNASKLTASHRYVPQMAGSADQIAEAIEMIANAERPILYTGGGIINSGTEASELLRRFQDITGSPVTSTLMGLGAFPHTHPDWLGMLGMHGTFEANMAMNRCDVMVCIGARFDDRVTGRLDAFSPESKKIHIDIDRSSINKNVPVDLGIVGDCATVLGQLIEAWGDRKPQDLGEWKARIAGWRARECLAYPEKSKKNPGAIMPQKAVERLYALTHERDPIITTEVGQHQMWAAQYFGFDKPNKWLTSGGLGTMGYGMPAAIGAQLGFPDALVIDIAGEASIQMNIQELGTASQYRLPIKVFILNNEYMGMVRQWQELTYESRYSNSYSDSLPDFVRLAEAYGWKGIRIEGEDELDAGIEAMLAHDGPVIVDCCVAQDANCFPMIPSGAAHTEMLLYGDQVEGTMDDEAKALV; translated from the coding sequence GTGTCGGATCAGCAAAAGCCGGATAAACGCACCGGCGCCGCCATCCTGACTCAATGCCTGGTCGAGCAGGGCGTCGAATTCGTATTCGGCTATCCCGGAGGTGCGGTTCTTCCGATCTATGACGAGCTGTTCGGCGACGAACGGCTGCGTCACATTCTCGTGCGGCACGAAGCCGGCGCGGCCCATGCGGCCGAAGGCTATGCCCGGGCGACCGGCAAGCCGGGCGTGGTGCTCGTGACATCCGGCCCGGGCGCTACGAACGCCGTTACCGGTATTGCAGATGCGTTTCTCGATTCGATTCCGCTCGTTGTGATTACGGGTCAGGTTCCAACTGGCCTGATCGGCACAGACGCCTTTCAGGAAGCAGACACGGTCGGCATCACCCGCCACTGCACGAAGCACAATTATCTCGTGAAAGATCCGGCAGACCTAGCCGCGACGATCGAAGAGGCGTTTCGCATTGCCACTACGGGCCGCCCCGGCCCTGTCGTAGTCGATATCCCTAAAGACGTTCAGATCGCGGTTCCGTCGATAAGCAACGCATCGAAACTCACGGCATCGCATCGATATGTCCCGCAGATGGCGGGATCGGCCGATCAGATCGCCGAGGCTATCGAGATGATCGCAAATGCGGAGCGCCCGATCCTCTACACTGGCGGCGGCATCATCAATTCAGGGACCGAAGCGAGTGAACTCCTTCGCCGTTTCCAGGACATCACCGGCTCGCCGGTCACGTCGACCCTGATGGGCCTCGGCGCGTTCCCGCACACGCATCCCGACTGGCTCGGCATGCTCGGCATGCACGGCACGTTCGAGGCCAATATGGCGATGAACCGCTGCGACGTGATGGTCTGCATCGGTGCCCGTTTCGACGACCGGGTGACCGGGAGGCTCGATGCCTTTTCTCCCGAATCCAAGAAGATACACATCGACATCGACAGGTCTTCGATCAACAAGAACGTGCCCGTCGATCTCGGTATCGTCGGCGATTGCGCGACGGTTCTCGGCCAGCTGATCGAGGCATGGGGCGACCGCAAACCGCAGGATCTGGGTGAATGGAAAGCCCGCATCGCCGGGTGGCGCGCCCGCGAGTGCCTCGCCTATCCGGAAAAATCGAAGAAGAACCCTGGCGCAATCATGCCGCAAAAGGCGGTCGAGCGGCTCTATGCGCTCACCCATGAGCGCGATCCGATAATCACCACCGAAGTCGGCCAGCACCAGATGTGGGCGGCGCAATACTTCGGGTTCGACAAGCCGAATAAATGGCTCACCAGCGGGGGGCTTGGCACGATGGGTTATGGCATGCCCGCTGCCATCGGTGCGCAGCTTGGCTTTCCTGATGCGCTGGTGATCGACATTGCTGGCGAAGCCTCGATACAGATGAACATCCAGGAGCTCGGCACCGCCTCGCAATACCGCCTGCCGATCAAGGTCTTCATCCTCAACAACGAGTATATGGGCATGGTTCGTCAGTGGCAGGAATTGACTTATGAGAGCCGCTATTCGAACTCCTATTCGGATAGCCTCCCCGATTTCGTCCGCCTTGCCGAAGCCTATGGCTGGAAAGGGATCCGGATCGAAGGCGAGGACGAGCTCGACGCGGGAATCGAGGCGATGCTCGCCCACGACGGCCCAGTGATCGTCGATTGCTGCGTCGCGCAGGATGCTAATTGCTTCCCGATGATCCCGTCAGGCGCCGCGCACACCGAAATGCTGCTCTACGGCGACCAGGTCGAAGGCACGATGGATGACGAGGCGAAGGCGCTGGTCTGA
- the serB gene encoding phosphoserine phosphatase SerB, with product MLIARLIADVADLETRLDAAADAFASEGMPLASAVMLDFCGDVLQLSFAEADPAKVLAGIDRFFAPTDSLVCRGEIVAPNLFVSDMDSTMIGQECIDELADYAGLKTQIAGITERAMQGELDFEAALRERVRLLEGLDESAIQQCLAERIRATPGAKSLVATLAAQGARTVLVTGGFHHFADAVADELGFQRVVGNRLEVADGKLTGGLSGPISDASTKKATLLEEVGKLGPAAVSMAAGDGANDIPMLQAANYGFAFRAKPKAREVASGRIDRGDLTSILSLLGIPTKEWVHY from the coding sequence GTGCTCATTGCCAGACTGATAGCAGACGTTGCGGATCTTGAAACACGGCTCGATGCAGCCGCCGATGCGTTCGCGTCCGAAGGTATGCCGCTGGCCTCCGCCGTAATGCTCGATTTCTGCGGCGATGTGCTGCAATTGAGTTTTGCTGAAGCGGATCCGGCAAAGGTGCTTGCGGGCATCGACAGGTTTTTTGCGCCGACGGATTCGTTGGTGTGCCGTGGTGAAATCGTGGCTCCGAATTTGTTCGTTTCCGACATGGACTCGACCATGATCGGTCAGGAGTGCATCGATGAACTCGCGGATTATGCCGGATTAAAGACCCAGATTGCCGGGATTACGGAACGGGCGATGCAAGGCGAGCTCGATTTCGAGGCAGCCTTGCGCGAACGAGTTCGCTTGCTTGAGGGATTGGACGAGAGCGCAATACAGCAATGCCTCGCCGAACGGATCCGCGCCACACCTGGCGCAAAATCATTGGTGGCCACTCTGGCCGCGCAGGGGGCGAGGACGGTGCTCGTTACCGGCGGCTTCCATCACTTTGCAGATGCAGTTGCCGACGAGCTCGGATTTCAGAGGGTCGTGGGCAATCGTCTCGAAGTGGCGGACGGTAAGCTGACCGGAGGTTTGTCAGGACCAATCAGCGATGCCTCGACTAAAAAGGCCACCCTTCTCGAGGAGGTTGGCAAGCTTGGGCCTGCTGCCGTCAGCATGGCCGCCGGCGACGGGGCGAACGATATCCCGATGCTCCAAGCGGCGAATTATGGCTTTGCCTTTCGCGCCAAACCAAAGGCACGGGAAGTTGCCAGTGGGCGGATCGACCGGGGAGATCTTACGTCGATCCTTTCGCTCCTTGGGATACCCACGAAGGAATGGGTCCACTATTGA
- a CDS encoding YceI family protein gives MKHFVVAAAAPALLIAGGVALAPATFAQAPSATPGSVDASRVTAGSYALDPSHTLVEWQVDHFGFNDYFGLFGNITGTLTMDPADIAGAEFEVFVPIAEITVASEGLKEHLLRSGKDGGSPDFFGPEPGLAKFTSTSVRQSGDTTAVVSGMLEMNGNSGPVTMLVEFNGAGTNPFSKKETVGFHARATIDRTDWGIDYGQGLIGNEVDLFISAAFEKQ, from the coding sequence ATGAAGCACTTTGTCGTCGCAGCCGCCGCACCAGCTCTGCTGATCGCCGGAGGCGTGGCGCTCGCTCCGGCGACCTTCGCACAGGCTCCCTCGGCAACCCCCGGCTCGGTCGACGCGTCGCGCGTAACAGCAGGAAGCTACGCACTCGATCCCTCCCACACCCTGGTCGAATGGCAAGTCGACCACTTCGGGTTCAACGACTATTTCGGCCTGTTTGGAAACATCACAGGCACACTAACGATGGACCCGGCGGACATTGCGGGTGCCGAATTCGAAGTCTTTGTTCCCATCGCCGAGATTACGGTCGCCAGCGAGGGGCTGAAGGAACATCTTCTGCGCTCGGGCAAGGATGGCGGCTCGCCCGATTTCTTCGGCCCCGAGCCGGGTTTGGCGAAATTCACCTCAACGAGCGTTCGCCAGTCCGGTGACACCACCGCAGTCGTTTCCGGCATGCTCGAGATGAACGGTAACTCCGGACCGGTGACAATGCTCGTCGAATTCAACGGCGCGGGCACCAATCCCTTCAGCAAGAAAGAGACTGTGGGCTTCCACGCAAGGGCGACGATCGATCGCACCGACTGGGGCATAGACTACGGGCAAGGCCTTATCGGAAACGAAGTAGACCTTTTCATAAGCGCTGCATTCGAAAAGCAGTAA
- the miaA gene encoding tRNA (adenosine(37)-N6)-dimethylallyltransferase MiaA — MSTNSSPEKRLALIAGPTASGKSAVALSLAEARRKAKLDSWIVNADSMQVYADIPVLSAAPSEKERKQHPHRLYGEWDGAESCSAADWAKHAKAVIAEAHEAGVLPILVGGTGLYMKVLLEGIAPIPDIEPEVRAVVRAMPIEIAYEALLIEDPTRAADLDPGDSQRISRALEVKRSTGVTLGDWQQAKTGGIGEEVDLHALVMLPERQWLYERCDTRFEAMLEEGAIAEVEALLKRELSPTLPVMRAIGVPEIAAFLAKDISKSELIERGSQATRNYAKRQFTWFRNQSPVEWNRVESQNIDISDKFASLLRS, encoded by the coding sequence ATGAGCACAAATTCATCTCCGGAAAAGCGGCTCGCGCTCATCGCAGGGCCGACCGCCAGCGGCAAGAGCGCAGTTGCACTTTCCCTCGCCGAGGCGCGTCGCAAGGCCAAGCTGGATTCGTGGATCGTCAATGCTGACAGCATGCAGGTCTACGCCGACATTCCCGTGCTTTCCGCCGCACCGAGCGAAAAGGAGCGCAAGCAGCACCCGCACAGGCTCTATGGCGAATGGGATGGGGCGGAGAGCTGCTCGGCTGCAGATTGGGCGAAGCACGCCAAAGCCGTTATCGCCGAGGCGCACGAAGCCGGTGTCCTGCCCATCCTCGTCGGCGGAACGGGCCTGTACATGAAAGTCCTGCTCGAAGGGATCGCGCCCATCCCGGACATCGAACCCGAGGTACGGGCCGTGGTGCGCGCGATGCCAATCGAAATTGCCTACGAAGCTTTGTTGATCGAGGATCCTACCCGCGCCGCCGATCTTGATCCGGGGGACAGCCAGCGCATCTCCCGCGCCCTCGAAGTCAAGCGATCAACCGGCGTAACGCTGGGCGATTGGCAACAGGCGAAAACCGGTGGGATCGGAGAAGAGGTCGATCTGCACGCACTGGTAATGTTGCCCGAGAGGCAATGGCTGTACGAACGCTGCGACACCCGCTTTGAGGCAATGCTGGAAGAAGGCGCAATCGCGGAGGTCGAAGCGCTGCTCAAGCGTGAGCTTTCGCCCACCCTCCCCGTGATGCGGGCAATAGGCGTCCCGGAGATCGCGGCATTCCTCGCGAAAGACATATCGAAAAGTGAGTTGATTGAGCGCGGTTCGCAGGCGACACGCAACTACGCCAAACGCCAATTCACATGGTTCCGCAACCAGTCGCCGGTAGAATGGAACCGTGTGGAGTCTCAAAATATCGACATCAGCGATAAATTTGCATCATTATTACGTTCTTAA
- a CDS encoding DUF4329 domain-containing protein: MNLSRNNTLILAACAVAWVLVVIRIAQHEPVYEPREIVSARSDVQQYAREQLNALQRRSFSEGREFCGVIVENETGELSTMSVSEGDIASCQYEYNGQAGITPVASFHTHGGASIRYDDEAPSLQDLQSDISSRMDGYLATPGGRFWRIDWQSQTANLICGEGCLEQDPEYSPCPAHEPETQYDIKRLQKRFRDTPSRC, encoded by the coding sequence ATGAATCTCTCCCGCAACAACACTTTGATTCTCGCAGCTTGCGCGGTGGCTTGGGTGCTGGTGGTCATCCGCATCGCGCAGCACGAGCCTGTCTACGAACCGCGCGAAATCGTGTCGGCGCGTTCGGACGTTCAGCAATATGCGCGAGAACAGCTGAACGCGCTTCAGCGCCGTTCCTTCAGCGAGGGGCGCGAGTTTTGCGGGGTCATCGTCGAGAACGAGACCGGCGAACTCTCGACCATGTCGGTGAGCGAAGGCGACATCGCGAGTTGCCAGTACGAATACAACGGCCAGGCAGGCATCACGCCCGTAGCAAGCTTTCACACTCATGGAGGCGCCAGCATCCGCTACGATGATGAGGCGCCAAGCCTGCAGGATCTCCAGAGCGATATTTCAAGCAGAATGGATGGCTACCTGGCAACGCCTGGAGGCCGTTTCTGGCGCATTGATTGGCAATCCCAGACGGCGAACCTGATCTGCGGAGAAGGTTGCCTGGAACAGGATCCAGAATATTCACCCTGCCCCGCGCATGAGCCCGAAACGCAATACGACATCAAACGTCTCCAGAAACGGTTCCGCGACACGCCTTCGCGCTGTTGA
- a CDS encoding Coq4 family protein, translating into MTTDFSSLYAADGTVLRHPDRPAPRYSLPRAIKNFRLLMKDKEDTSLVFKIYESLPSKDFMPRVRDLTLSERGEILRRTEPSLPEILDDHAELRKTPKGSLAHAYCDFMEVEGLTAAGLVAESDKLGRPKYPDLVQWFAERSRDTHDLFHVLTGYGRDALGEQCVLLFTHGQSPTQGHLLIGYAGAANIKKMVWGSKAPVMGAVRQAKRTGKGAARLIEQPIRELLKQPVETVREALNIPEPTVYRECHRIWREEGIDPYDLLASEKTPDEKLASA; encoded by the coding sequence ATGACGACAGACTTCTCCTCCCTTTATGCGGCCGACGGGACAGTTCTACGCCACCCTGACAGGCCCGCGCCGCGCTACTCTCTCCCGCGCGCAATCAAGAATTTCCGGCTCCTGATGAAAGACAAGGAAGATACGAGCCTTGTCTTCAAGATCTACGAATCGCTTCCTTCCAAGGACTTCATGCCGCGAGTGCGCGATCTCACGCTGTCGGAACGCGGCGAGATCCTGCGTCGGACAGAGCCAAGCCTTCCGGAAATCCTCGACGACCATGCCGAATTACGCAAAACGCCCAAGGGCAGTCTTGCGCACGCCTATTGCGACTTCATGGAAGTCGAAGGGCTGACTGCGGCGGGTCTCGTGGCCGAATCCGATAAACTCGGCCGACCGAAGTATCCCGACCTCGTGCAATGGTTCGCCGAGCGTTCGCGCGACACGCATGACCTTTTCCATGTGCTCACCGGATATGGCCGCGATGCGCTTGGGGAACAGTGCGTACTGCTTTTCACGCACGGCCAGTCGCCGACACAGGGCCACCTGCTGATCGGCTATGCCGGCGCTGCCAATATCAAGAAGATGGTCTGGGGCAGCAAGGCTCCGGTGATGGGCGCGGTCCGTCAGGCGAAGCGCACCGGCAAGGGTGCGGCGCGCCTGATCGAGCAACCGATCCGCGAATTGCTCAAACAGCCTGTCGAGACAGTGCGCGAGGCGCTGAATATCCCCGAGCCGACCGTTTACCGCGAGTGTCACCGCATTTGGCGCGAAGAGGGTATCGATCCCTACGATTTGCTCGCAAGCGAAAAAACACCGGACGAAAAGCTCGCTTCTGCCTAA
- the ilvN gene encoding acetolactate synthase small subunit: protein MKIKSAEAERHVLNVTVDNEPGILAKITGLFTARGYNIDSLTVADITEDHAVSRITIVTGGPPEVIDQIEAQLERLVPVHKVTDLTTSGPHVERELALVKVAGTGEKRVEALRIAELFRANVVDTTIESFVFELTGAPDKIDSFIALMRELGLVEVGRSGIVGMMRGAEGA, encoded by the coding sequence ATGAAAATCAAGAGCGCCGAGGCCGAGCGTCACGTCCTGAACGTCACGGTCGATAACGAGCCGGGGATCCTCGCCAAGATCACCGGTCTGTTTACCGCGCGCGGCTACAACATCGACAGTCTGACCGTGGCCGACATCACCGAAGACCATGCGGTTAGCCGGATCACGATTGTAACGGGCGGTCCGCCAGAGGTTATCGACCAGATTGAGGCGCAGCTCGAACGGCTCGTGCCGGTTCACAAAGTAACCGATCTCACCACCTCAGGCCCGCATGTCGAGCGCGAACTTGCGCTGGTAAAGGTTGCGGGAACGGGCGAAAAGCGGGTCGAAGCCTTACGAATTGCCGAGCTTTTCCGCGCCAATGTCGTCGATACGACTATCGAGAGCTTCGTGTTCGAACTCACCGGCGCGCCAGACAAGATCGACAGTTTCATCGCCCTTATGCGCGAACTCGGCCTCGTCGAGGTTGGCCGCTCGGGGATCGTGGGAATGATGCGCGGCGCGGAAGGCGCCTAA